The nucleotide window ATTGGCTGGTGCCTGCAACTTTGTACGACCCTATTGAGCAACAGGCAGTACCGCTTTCCAGTAACCTGGCTACCGATGTCTTTATGACTTATTTAAACAGCCCAGCCGGGCGCGACATTATTCGTCGTTACGGTTACCAGCTACCCGAAGTCCATTCTGTAGGCGGCCAACCATGAGTGGGTTGTCGCCATCCGATATTGCTGTGATCTGGCTAACGCTCAAGTTGGCGGTAGTTACCACAACGGTTTTATTGATAGTTTGTGTGCCACTGGCTTGGTGGCTGACACGCACACGAATCCGCTGTAAGCCAATCCTCGAAGCGTTATTGGCCCTGCCACTGGTGTTGCCACCCACTGTACTGGGTTTTTATTTGTTGATGTTATTGGGGGCCAATGGCCCATTGGCTTCTGTGTTGGGTGAGGGTAACCATCTGGCGTTCAGCTTTTCCGGGCTGGTTGTTGGTTCGGCCATTTATTCACTGCCCTTCGTGGTACAGCCATTGCAAAATGCCTTTGCCGCCATTGGCCAGCGGCCGTTGGAAGTGGCGGCTACCCTGAGGGCTTCTCCGTGGGATTGTTTTTGGTCAGTAGTGCTGCCGTTGGCTAAGCCCGGCCTTTTGACCGCAGCGGTACTGGGTTTTGCCCATACCGTTGGTGAGTTTGGTGTGGTGCTGATGATCGGTGGCAATATCCCAGGGGAAACACAAGTTTTGTCCATTGCCATGTACGACCATGTGGAGGCCCTGGAGTACACACAAGCCCATTGGTTGGCGGGCGGCTTACTGCTGTTTTCGGTAGTTGTACTCACCGTGGTGTACACCATTAATCGCCGGTCGCCGCTGTCACTTGGTGTCGCACGATGATATTGGATGTGCAGCTGAGCTTACACAAAGGTGACTGGTCTCTGGATGCCGAGTTTTGTGCGCCAGGGCAGGGGATAACGGCTTTGTTTGGCCCATCCGGTTGTGGCAAGACGACCTTGTTGCGAGCGATTGCGGGGTTGGAAAAGGGCGCTCAGGGGCACTGCTGTGTGGGTGATCAGGTATGGCAGAGCGCTGATCTGTGCCTGCCAACACACGGCCGTTTGTTGGGCTACGTGTTTCAAGAAGCGAGTTTGCTACCGCATCTGGATGTGCGTGATAACTTGATGTTTGGCTTGAAGCGCACACCGCCCACTCAACGGCGTATTGGCTTTGATGATGCGGTGCAACTGTTGGGGGTGGAGCCGCTGCTGTCCAGGCGGGTCGAGCAGCTTTCCGGTGGCGAGCGTCAGCGGGTGGCTATTGCCAGAGCGCTGTTGGTCAGCCCGCAACTGCTGTTGATGGATGAGCCACTGGCGGCGCTGGATCGCACCAGCAAATCGGAAATTCTACCGTACCTGGCGCAGCTGCCTCGGGAGTTGAATATCCCCATTATTTACGTCAGTCACTCCACTGACGAAGTGGCGCAGCTGGCGGATCATTTGTTGCTGATGGACAGCGGGCGCATTGTCGCCAGCGGTGTGACATCGGAGCTTCTGGCACGCCTTGATTTGCCTTTGGCGCAATCCGCAGATGCAGAAGTGGTGATAGAAGCAAGGGTGATTGGTTGTGACGACCATTACCAGCTGACCCAACTGGCATTTGCTGGTGGCGAGCTATACGTTCCCGGGGTTTTGGTCGCAGAGCAGCCAGTGCGGCTGCGCATCCTTGCCAGAGATGTCAGCATTGCTCTACAAGTACCTGGCCAAAGCAGTGTACTCAACTGCTTGCCGGCCACCGTTTCAGCCATCGAACCATTGAGCCCATCTCAGGCGGTTGTTCGCTTGAATGCAAATGGCACGCCTCTGCTTGCTCATATTACCCGCAAGTCGGTAGATGGCCTTCGCCTTAGGGTAGGGATGGCTGTGTACGCACAGATCAAAAGTGTGGCAGTGTTGAGTTAAGCGCGTTAAAAAGTGCGGTAGAGTGTCGATAAAAAGTGCCGATAATATAGAGATAACCACATAGGCCAGCTCCATGATTGACCCCATTATTATTGTTGTTGCCCTGGGGGCCGGGTTGCTGATACGGCAGCTGGGCTACCCGCCCATGCTGGGCTATTTGGTGGCCGGCTTTGCCATCAGCCAAATGCCCCTCGACCCAGGCCCACTGATCGACCAAATTGCCAATGCTGGCGTTACCCTGCTGCTGTTCACCATCGGCCTGAAGTTAAACCTGCGGGACTTGGCGGCGGTTCAGGTGTGGGGGGTGGCCGGATTGGTCATGCTGATTTGCCTGCCGTTATTCGCCTTGGCCCTGATGGGGCTGCTGTTATGGATTCCTGCTCTGGGGGATGTGCAGGGCAGTGCGCTGTGGACGGTGGCTTTTGCGCTGTCGTTTTCCAGTACTGTATTTGCGGTCAAGGTGTTTGATGAACGCGGTGAGGGCGCGTCCCTGCACGCCAAATTCGCCATTGGTATTTTGATTGTGCAAGATCTGGTGGCGGTGGTGTTTATGGCTCTGAGTACTGGCAAGCTGCCCGGTTGGCCGGCTCTGAGCTTGCTGCTGTTGATCCCGTTAAGGCCTCTATTGCACCGTGTATTTGCGCTTTGTGGCCACGGTGAACTGCTAACCCTGTTTGGTATCGGTTTGGCTTTCGGGGGCTACGGGTTGTTCGAGTTTTTTAACATCAAGGGCGACCTTGGTGCATTGATTTTTGGTGTTTTGCTGAGTGGTTGCCACAAAGCCAGTGAGCTGCGCAAAACGCTGATTAACTTGAAAAGTCTGTTCCTGGTGGGGTTCTTTGTCAGTATTGGCCTTAAAGGCGTGCCGTCGCTGGATATGTGCTTGCTGGCGTTGGCTCTGGCACTGTTGGCGCTGGTAAAACCTGTGCTCTATTACTGGGGTTTTGTGGCCACCCGGCTGCGTGCCCGCACATCACTGCTGGCATCTCTTTCGCTGTACAACCACAGTGAATTTGGCCTTATTGTGGCAGCTTTGGCAGCGGCCAACGGTTTGATCAGTGACGATTGGGTGGTGGTGATCGCGTTGGCAATGGCGCTGTCGTTTTTTGTCGCCGTACCGTTTAATGCCCGCTCTCATCGTTTGTACCGGCGCTTTCATCAACACTTGTACGAGCGCCCTCAGCGCCTGCCGTTTGAGCAACCGGTGAAGTTGGATAACGCCAGCATTATGGTGATGGGGATGGGTCGTGTAGGGCGCGGTGCCTACACTCACCTGCGCGAGGTCTATGGCGACAACGTGATTGGTGTCGACTCTGCTCAGGAGCGCTTGCCAAAGCTTAAGGAAGACGGTTTTCGAGTGGTCTGTGGTGACGCTACCGACAGGGAGTTTTGGGAGAACGTCAACCTCAGTGAAATCAAAGTAATTACCATTTGCTTGCCGGATCATTCAGAAAACCTGGATGCCAGTCAGGTACTTAAGAGCATGGGTTATCAAGGAGAGCTAGCCGCTGTAGCTCGCTTCCCGGATGATATGGCAGAGCTGTCAGAGTTGGGGTGCATCTCCTTCAACCTCTACGCGGAGGCCGGATATGGTTTTGCGGAGCATGTGGTGGATCATCTGGAGGGGAAAAGCCGGACGGTGTGATTTACCTATCTTTACTCCCTTGGCACCCAAGTTAACTTTGCTCTGCCCCATACTGGCAACCATCAAACAGCGAGCACCTGCGAACTGTCTGACTATCCCCCTCGATAGCCTATTGTTGAAGACCATATCGCCCCGTTCCCCCAACGGGGCTTTTTTTTGGCCACGTTGTTTTAGGGAACCTTTGATTAATTCCAGCATGCCTCTGTAAGCCCCGAAGGGCGCGGCCTGTAAGCCACTCCTGCTGTGTTCCTGCTCTTGCCAAGGGAATGACCATTACCTGCGAGCAGCGCCTTGCATGAGTAGCTTACAGATTGCGCAGAGACTTGCTGGAATTAATCAAAGGTTCCCTAGCTGAGACTGTTTTAGGCGAGGCTACTTGTGTTCAGGGTGTCTGCGAAGCAGTAGCGCAGTTATAGCCACGGTTATGTTGAGAGTGGCGGTGCCCAGAAACGTCACAATGGCTGCGACTTCGGTGTATTTTCCGGTATAGATATACAAACAAATATTGGCGATGGCGAACAGCCACCAAGTGGTCGCACTGACCCCGTTGGCGCTGCGCTGCTTTATGAGTGCCCACAGCTGAATCAGAGCGGCACCGGGAAACACAATGGCCGGGATAATCTTTACCACATCCAGCAACAGCTCATTCATAGGCTTGCCCGCTTATTTTGGTCGTGGTACATCCAGCACCTTGCCGAGGGTGCCGTACTCAGAACTGCCCAAGCGTGCCAAGGGGTCGATGGCGGTTGCGTCCAGCTTTAGTCGCCCGGTATCGGTGGTGTGCGCAACAGCGTCGTCGGCGTAGAGTGCTTTTACTTCTCCCAGTACCAAGAACTGTGGGCCGTTGCCGATTTCCTGTATCTGGTAGCGCTGGCAGGCAAACGCCAGGCGGCACTGTGCCAGTCGTGGCAGGGTGAACCCGGCAAACTCTGTCAGGTTGATATCCAGATCGTCCAGTTCAGATTGCCCGTGATCCAGGGTTCGAGCAGTTTCTGTCACCTCTGCCGCCTGCTGGCTGTGGGGGATATGCACCACAAAGTGGTTGCGCTCGTGAATGTTCACCAGAGTATCTTTGCATTCTCCACTGGACTTGTGGCCAATGGAAATCATAATCAGCGCCGGGTCGGAACAGACCGCATTGAAGTAGGAAAAAGGCGCCAGGTTGTGGCCGCCATCGCCGTTATCGGACAACACCCAGGCAATAGGCCGGGGCACAACGCTCTGGGTCATTGTGAAGTAACGTTGGCTGGGGGCAAGCTGGTCGAAATCCAGATACATAAGAGGGGCTCATCGTAGGTGATATCGCAGTGTATCTGTTGGTGTCGGTAGTGAACAGTGGGCAAAAAAAAGCCCCGTTGGGGGAACGGGGCAAAATGTTCTATCAAGGGGGGTAGTCAAGACAGTTTGCAGGTGCTCGCTGTTTGATGGTTGCCAGTATGGGGGAGTGCAACGTAAAGGTGGGTGGCAGTGCTGTAAAGATGGGTAAAAGGCACTGGGAAGCAGGCAAAAAAAAGCCCCGCTGGGGGAGCGGGGCAAAATGTTCTATCAAGGGGGGTAGTCAAGACAGTTCGCAAGTGCTTGCTGTTTGATAGTTGCCAGTATGGGGGAGTGCAACGTAAAGGTGGGTGGCAGTGCTGTAAAGATGGGTAAAAGGCACCGGCATGTGGGCAAAAAAAAGCCCCGCTGGGGGAGCGGGGCAATAGTGTTCTATCAAGGGGGGTAGTCAAGACAGTTTGCAGGTGCTCGCTGTTTGATGGTTCCCAGTATGGGGGAGTGCAACGTAAAGTTGGGTGCAAGCGCTGTAAAGATGGGTAAAACCGTCAAAGCTGCGGCAGCAAGCTGTCTGACAAACGGTATTGGCGTGCTTCGCCAGATAGGGGACAAATGAATTCAAGCTGAGCGGCGGTGAGCTGCAAGTCTTCTTCTTGATCCCCATTGCCGTAAAGGCGATCACCCACTACCGGACAGCCGATACCTGCCAAATGGCGGCGAATCTGATGTTTGCGGCCGGTTTCGATCCGTACTTCCAGCAGCGACTGGTTAGAAGCAGGGTTGTATTTCAGGCAGTAGACATGGCTGGTGGCGTGGCGGCCATCGACAGGCTCACTCAGAGTCTGTTCATCTTTTGTAGGCTGACCCTGGACAACCACCCGGTAGCGTTTGTCCAGCTGGCGTTGCTCAAACAACTTTGCCAGTGCGGCGGTAGCTGTGCGGCTGTGGCCAATTAACATCAAGCCGCTGGCGGCGCGATCCAGGCGATGAATGATTTGCGCCGGGCGTTGGTGTTGCAGTTGCTGTTCCACCAAACGGTTGATGGTGCAGTGGTCACTCCACTTGGAGCCCTGGCTGAGTACGCCACGGGGTTTGTGCCAAACGCTGTATTCCCCTTCATCGGTAATCAGCAGGGGTGTTGGCGGTTGCTGACCGAGAACATGGGCATCGTAGTAAAGGTGTAGCTGCTGGCCCGGTTGCAGCGCTTTGCTGTGACGGCGCAGGCGCTTGGTACGCTTGCCGTTAGTCAACCATACGGCGCCCTTTTGCATCACCTGTTTAATGCGCTGTTTGGAGAGGTCGCAAGCCTCTGCCAGCAGCGATACCGGGTCGGTGGTGTTGGTAATATCCAGATGCAATTCAAAACGGTCACTCATGTCGAGGGATTATACCCACGGACGTGGTCGGGCGGTGTTAAAATGCCTGCCCACATTTGTCCGTTTGTACCTGGAAGTTTTGGTGACCCAACTCAATCCCCAACAACACAAAGCCGTGCACTATATCGATGGCCCGCTGCTGGTATTGGCCGGGGCGGGCTCCGGCAAAACCAGTGTGATTACCCGCAAGATTGCCTATCTGATTGAGCAATGCGGCTACAACGCCCGCCATATCGCCGCGGTTACCTTTACCAACAAGGCGGCGCGGGAGATGAAAGAGCGAGTAGGCAAGCTGGTGCAGGGCAAAGCCAGTCATGGTCTGACGGTGTCTACCTTCCATAATTTAGGGCTCAATATTATCCGCCGGGAAATACGCACGCTCGGCTTTAAAAGCGGCTTTTCCATTCTCGACCAGGAGGATACCAAAGCGCTGCTCAAGGATTTGATGCTGCGAGAATCCCAGCTGGATGGCGATCATGTGGATTTGGTGCAGCATCAAATCTCTGACTGGAAGAACAGTCTGCTGTGCCCGCAGATGGCGATGTCAAAAGCCCAGAGCCCCGGAGAACAAACCCTGGCGATGCTTTATCAGCGCTACACCCAGGCGCTGCGGGCCTACAACTCGGTGGATTTTGATGACCTGATTTTGATCCCCGCGCAGTTGTTTCGCGACCACCCGGATATATTGCAAAAGTGGCAGCGACAAATTCGCTATCTGCTGGTGGATGAATATCAGGACACCAACATGGCCCAGTACCAATTGGTGCAACAATTGGTGGGCGATCGCGGTGGCCTCACTGTGGTAGGGGACGACGACCAGTCCATTTATGCCTGGCGTGGCGCCCGCCCGGAAAATCTGGTGAAGCTGGGGGAGGATTACCCGACTCTGAAGTTGATTAAGCTGGAACAAAACTATCGCTCCACCGCGCGCATTCTGAAAGCCGCCAACTGCCTGATCGCCAACAACCCCCACGTATACGAGAAAACCCTGTGGAGCGAGCTGGGCTTTGGTGAGCCCATGCGCCTGATTCGCTGTGGCAACGAAGAGACCGAATGCGAGCGGGTGGCCAATGAAATCATCGCGCAGCGGCTGTCTCGTCAGTGCCACTTTAAAGACTTTGCGGTGTTGTATCGGGGTAATTTCCAGTCGCGGATTTTGGAACTTAAACTGCAAGCGGCGGGGATTCCCTATCACCTTAGTGGTGGCACTTCGTTTTTTGCGCGCACCGAAATTAAAGACATCATGGCCTACTTGCGGTTGTTGGTGAATCCGGACGACGACAACGCTTTCTTGCGCATTATCAATACTCCGCGCCGTCAGATCGGTGCCTCCACGTTGGAAAAGTTGGGGGAGTATGCCAATGAACGTCATATTTCCATGCACGATGCCATTGACGAGTTGGGCTTGAAAGAGCGCTTGCCCGCTCAAAGCCTGGAGCGGTTGCAGCGCTTTAAACACTGGCTGGACAGTGTGCAGCGCAATGCGGAATCCAGCGATCCGGTGGCAGCTGTAAAGGAGATGATCGACGATATTGATTACGAAGGTTGGCTACATCACAACACCAGTAACGCCAAGGTGGCAGAAAACCGCTACAAAAATGTACTGTTTTTGGTGGAGCAACTGGCCAATGCTGTAGAGCGGGAAGAAGAATCTACCAACCCTCTGGAGAGTGCCATCAGCAAACTGATTCTTCGGGATATGCTCGACCGCCAGGAAGAGGAAGACGCTGACGACAAAGTGCAACTGATGACTATGCATGCTTCCAAGGGATTGGAATTTCCCCATGTGTTTGTAATTGGCATGGAAGAAGATCTACTGCCCCATCGCACCAGTATTGACGAAGACAACATCGAAGAAGAGCGTCGCCTGGCCTATGTGGCCATCACCCGCGCCCGACAGACCCTAACCATGACTCTAGCAGGCAAGCGCAAACAGTATGGTGAAATTATTGAAACCACCCCAAGCCGCTTTCTTGACGAACTACCCCAGGCAGATATCGAACGCGAAGGGTTCGGGGATAATGACCCGGAGAAAAGTAAAGAAAAGGGCAAAAAATCTCTGGATGATTTGAAGGCATTGTTTGGATAAATATCATCTGCCATTGTTTATCTCTCGCAATGGGGTTTTTATGGCGGTTTCAAGCCGGCACATGGCATCGGTCATAAAAGCAATCATGCTGTCCCATTGGTCGCGATCAAATACATTGCCGTCAGATTTTTTCTTAATGCGACAGCCGCGCTTTTCATCCAATCGTTCCCATTCCAGAGTGTCGCCGAACTGAGCTTCAATGGTATTTTTGGATTCATAAAGGCGATCAAAAATGAACTCATTTTCCTTTTTGTCACCGCGGTCAATGTACAGCTCTGCCTGGCAATAGGTTTTTGTCACAACAAAATTAAAGCTAATGCGGCTGACACCAGAGCCAGCCCCAATCCAGTGATAAATGCCGGGGTTAATGTTCTGATACAGGCTGGAACTGGTTGCGTTCATGGCTGGAATTAGCTTCGCCCAAAACTCTTTTCTTATGATATGTCGAGTTTTCTGTTTGGCCTGGCTGTCAATATCGTCCTGAGCTTTTTCCGCCATACCGATCATGTAATCTTCGGCATCCTGAGTGGGAATAATTTGTTCAATACTCAGAAACAGGTCGTCACCCATGGCAAAAGGGGTTGCTCGGAAGCACTGAAGATGCACTTTAAAGTTCAGTAGCCACATCGCTGTGCTGGTGACTTCTTTTCTGAATTTGGCGGCGATTAAGATGATTCGCTGTGTGACACCCTTGTTTAAAGTCAGTTCTTCAAAGTCCTGGCCGTCCATAAAGTCTGAGATTCGCTCTTCGGCATTACTGTCTGGCTCAGTCGCGTCCAGATACTGCTGGTAGATTTTGGTGATGCTTGTTTTTGACAGGCCAGAGCAGTAAGAAGCGTACTTCAACGCCTGCCAGGTGACATCGCGGCCGGAATCATCCAGCTTGTTTTCGATAATAGCCAGTGACCCTTGTTTGTCTAAGGCTAGTAAATCCAAGCGTTCCTGGGTTTCATCAAAGCCAGCGAATTCTTTTTGAATGATCAGTAATTCTTCGCCCAATACATCAGGCTGTTTGGCAATCCATTCTTGTAAGTGTTCTCGCTCTCTGAACCCTAACGACGAAAAAGACTTTTGCTCAAGTTTTTGAATACTGTTAGAGGATTGGTTGATTTTGTACATCTATGAATTCTCCTTACTGTGTGGGTTTGCCTATCGTGTTTGTAGCAATCCCATCCAGGGTTTTTGCTTTTTTCAGTGTCTGTTTAAATCCAGGCGATAAACCACTGCTTCCGCTAAATGGGCATCACTGAGTCGGTCGGTAGCTTCCAGATCCGCAATCGTTCGTGCCACTTTCAAAATGCGATAGTAAGCGCGAGCAGAGAGTTGCAGGCGTTCGATGGCGCTATCCAGCCAGTCTCTCTGTTCTTGATTCAGGGAGCAGCAGTTATTTAATTCTTTGTTTGTGAGTAGTGCGTTGGCTTTGCCACTGCGTTGCAACTGACGTTTTCTAGCGGCGATAATTCGCTGTCGAACCGTAGCGCTATTCTCCCCACTAGCTTTGTTTTCGGTCAGCTGCCCTTGGGAGAGAGTGTTCACTTGTACCTGCAGGTCGATACGATCCAGTAACGGGCCGGAAATTTTGCCTGTATAGCGGCGAATCTGATCCGGTGTGCATTGACAGCGTTGGTCCCCAAGATAGCCGCAGGGGCAGGGGTTCATGGCGGCCACCAGTTGAAATTGGCATGGGTAGGTGACTTGGCTATTGGCTCGAGAAATAATAATTTCGCCTCGTTCCAGTGGTTCGCGCATTACCTCCAATGCTTTTCGTGGGAACTCCGGTAGCTCGTCCAGAAACAATACGCCATTGTGTGCCAAGGATATTTCTCCCGGACGCGGCTGGCTGCCACCGCCCACCAAAGCCACTGCTGAAGCGGTGTGATGTGGGCAACGAAACGGCCGGCGAAAGAAGTGATTGTTGCTGTCCTTACCAGCCACTGAATAAACCGCGGCAGTTTGCAGTGCTTCCTGTTCACTCAGGGGTGGCAGGATGCCGGGTAGGCGACTGGCGAGCATGGTTTTGCCGGTACCTGGTGGCCCGGTAAAAAGCAGATTGTGTGATCCCGCGGCGGCAATTTCCAGAGCGCGTTTGGCCTGGTGTTGACCGATAACGTCTGCCAGGTCGGCGTCGCTGCTATCGGATATTGTGGCTGTGCTGGCAGGTACTTCTTGCAAGGGTTGGTTGCTGTGCAAATGGGCGCATACGGCCAGCAAATGGTCTGCTGGTAGTACGGTTGTGGTGGAGCTAAGCGCGGCTTCAGCAGCGTTTTCTGCAGGCAGTATCATGGATCGTTTCATGCAGCCGCAGGCCAAGCTAGCTGGCAACACCCCATGAACAGGGCGCAATTCACCGGACAAGGACAGCTCTCCCAGAAATTCACAGCCTCGCAGAGCTTCAGTGGGTACTTGCCCAGAAGCGGCGAGAATGCCTAGGGCGATGGCCAGGTCAAAGCGCCCCCCTTCTTTGGGCAAGTCAGCGGGGGCCAGATTAATGGTGATGCGCCGGGCGGGGAATTCGAAGTGGGCGTTGAGGAGAGCGCTGCGCACCCGATCTTTGCTTTCCCGCACGGCGGTTTCTGGCAAGCCAACAATGTTCAGGCTGGGTAAGCCATTAGAAAGATGAACTTCTACAGTAACTTGCGGCGCATCGATGCCCGAACGGGCGCGGGTGAGTACGGTGGCCAGTGACATGCTTCCTCCTTGAAGACTTTAGGGATAATTAATTAACGTTTAAGCTGCGCTTCCAATTCAGCGACTTGTTGTTCCAATAATTCCAGCCGCTGCCGGGTGCGCTGTAATACGGCCTGTTGGGCATCAAACTCTTCTCTGGATACCAAATCCAGCTTGGCAATCGCCGCCTGCATGGCTGTGCGTATGTGTTGCTGCATCTCTTCACCCATAGCGCGGGCGCCGGGGCCAAGGTTGTTGTTTAGCTGGCGGGTAAATTGCTCAAAGAGTTCACTGGGTTGCATGACGCTAAATCCAAAAAAGTTATTGCTTGGCATTGTAACACTGCTTGGGCAGGGGTATGGTTGTCGGCTCCAAAATACCACCGGGGCACGACCGTGAAGCTAATTACCGCGATTATCAAACCCTTTAAATTGGACGATGTGCGCGAGTCTTTGGGTGACATCGGTGTTCAGGGCATTACTGTTACTGAAGTCAAAGGTTTTGGCCGCCAGAAGGGCCATACCGAGCTGTATCGCGGCGCTGAGTATG belongs to bacterium SCSIO 12696 and includes:
- the modB gene encoding molybdate ABC transporter permease subunit — protein: MSGLSPSDIAVIWLTLKLAVVTTTVLLIVCVPLAWWLTRTRIRCKPILEALLALPLVLPPTVLGFYLLMLLGANGPLASVLGEGNHLAFSFSGLVVGSAIYSLPFVVQPLQNAFAAIGQRPLEVAATLRASPWDCFWSVVLPLAKPGLLTAAVLGFAHTVGEFGVVLMIGGNIPGETQVLSIAMYDHVEALEYTQAHWLAGGLLLFSVVVLTVVYTINRRSPLSLGVAR
- a CDS encoding cation:proton antiporter, coding for MIDPIIIVVALGAGLLIRQLGYPPMLGYLVAGFAISQMPLDPGPLIDQIANAGVTLLLFTIGLKLNLRDLAAVQVWGVAGLVMLICLPLFALALMGLLLWIPALGDVQGSALWTVAFALSFSSTVFAVKVFDERGEGASLHAKFAIGILIVQDLVAVVFMALSTGKLPGWPALSLLLLIPLRPLLHRVFALCGHGELLTLFGIGLAFGGYGLFEFFNIKGDLGALIFGVLLSGCHKASELRKTLINLKSLFLVGFFVSIGLKGVPSLDMCLLALALALLALVKPVLYYWGFVATRLRARTSLLASLSLYNHSEFGLIVAALAAANGLISDDWVVVIALAMALSFFVAVPFNARSHRLYRRFHQHLYERPQRLPFEQPVKLDNASIMVMGMGRVGRGAYTHLREVYGDNVIGVDSAQERLPKLKEDGFRVVCGDATDREFWENVNLSEIKVITICLPDHSENLDASQVLKSMGYQGELAAVARFPDDMAELSELGCISFNLYAEAGYGFAEHVVDHLEGKSRTV
- a CDS encoding accessory factor UbiK family protein, with the protein product MPSNNFFGFSVMQPSELFEQFTRQLNNNLGPGARAMGEEMQQHIRTAMQAAIAKLDLVSREEFDAQQAVLQRTRQRLELLEQQVAELEAQLKR
- a CDS encoding flavin reductase family protein, translating into MYLDFDQLAPSQRYFTMTQSVVPRPIAWVLSDNGDGGHNLAPFSYFNAVCSDPALIMISIGHKSSGECKDTLVNIHERNHFVVHIPHSQQAAEVTETARTLDHGQSELDDLDINLTEFAGFTLPRLAQCRLAFACQRYQIQEIGNGPQFLVLGEVKALYADDAVAHTTDTGRLKLDATAIDPLARLGSSEYGTLGKVLDVPRPK
- a CDS encoding RluA family pseudouridine synthase, translated to MSDRFELHLDITNTTDPVSLLAEACDLSKQRIKQVMQKGAVWLTNGKRTKRLRRHSKALQPGQQLHLYYDAHVLGQQPPTPLLITDEGEYSVWHKPRGVLSQGSKWSDHCTINRLVEQQLQHQRPAQIIHRLDRAASGLMLIGHSRTATAALAKLFEQRQLDKRYRVVVQGQPTKDEQTLSEPVDGRHATSHVYCLKYNPASNQSLLEVRIETGRKHQIRRHLAGIGCPVVGDRLYGNGDQEEDLQLTAAQLEFICPLSGEARQYRLSDSLLPQL
- a CDS encoding DUF4268 domain-containing protein translates to MYKINQSSNSIQKLEQKSFSSLGFREREHLQEWIAKQPDVLGEELLIIQKEFAGFDETQERLDLLALDKQGSLAIIENKLDDSGRDVTWQALKYASYCSGLSKTSITKIYQQYLDATEPDSNAEERISDFMDGQDFEELTLNKGVTQRIILIAAKFRKEVTSTAMWLLNFKVHLQCFRATPFAMGDDLFLSIEQIIPTQDAEDYMIGMAEKAQDDIDSQAKQKTRHIIRKEFWAKLIPAMNATSSSLYQNINPGIYHWIGAGSGVSRISFNFVVTKTYCQAELYIDRGDKKENEFIFDRLYESKNTIEAQFGDTLEWERLDEKRGCRIKKKSDGNVFDRDQWDSMIAFMTDAMCRLETAIKTPLREINNGR
- the rep gene encoding DNA helicase Rep, with the translated sequence MTQLNPQQHKAVHYIDGPLLVLAGAGSGKTSVITRKIAYLIEQCGYNARHIAAVTFTNKAAREMKERVGKLVQGKASHGLTVSTFHNLGLNIIRREIRTLGFKSGFSILDQEDTKALLKDLMLRESQLDGDHVDLVQHQISDWKNSLLCPQMAMSKAQSPGEQTLAMLYQRYTQALRAYNSVDFDDLILIPAQLFRDHPDILQKWQRQIRYLLVDEYQDTNMAQYQLVQQLVGDRGGLTVVGDDDQSIYAWRGARPENLVKLGEDYPTLKLIKLEQNYRSTARILKAANCLIANNPHVYEKTLWSELGFGEPMRLIRCGNEETECERVANEIIAQRLSRQCHFKDFAVLYRGNFQSRILELKLQAAGIPYHLSGGTSFFARTEIKDIMAYLRLLVNPDDDNAFLRIINTPRRQIGASTLEKLGEYANERHISMHDAIDELGLKERLPAQSLERLQRFKHWLDSVQRNAESSDPVAAVKEMIDDIDYEGWLHHNTSNAKVAENRYKNVLFLVEQLANAVEREEESTNPLESAISKLILRDMLDRQEEEDADDKVQLMTMHASKGLEFPHVFVIGMEEDLLPHRTSIDEDNIEEERRLAYVAITRARQTLTMTLAGKRKQYGEIIETTPSRFLDELPQADIEREGFGDNDPEKSKEKGKKSLDDLKALFG
- a CDS encoding YifB family Mg chelatase-like AAA ATPase, whose protein sequence is MSLATVLTRARSGIDAPQVTVEVHLSNGLPSLNIVGLPETAVRESKDRVRSALLNAHFEFPARRITINLAPADLPKEGGRFDLAIALGILAASGQVPTEALRGCEFLGELSLSGELRPVHGVLPASLACGCMKRSMILPAENAAEAALSSTTTVLPADHLLAVCAHLHSNQPLQEVPASTATISDSSDADLADVIGQHQAKRALEIAAAGSHNLLFTGPPGTGKTMLASRLPGILPPLSEQEALQTAAVYSVAGKDSNNHFFRRPFRCPHHTASAVALVGGGSQPRPGEISLAHNGVLFLDELPEFPRKALEVMREPLERGEIIISRANSQVTYPCQFQLVAAMNPCPCGYLGDQRCQCTPDQIRRYTGKISGPLLDRIDLQVQVNTLSQGQLTENKASGENSATVRQRIIAARKRQLQRSGKANALLTNKELNNCCSLNQEQRDWLDSAIERLQLSARAYYRILKVARTIADLEATDRLSDAHLAEAVVYRLDLNRH
- the modC gene encoding molybdenum ABC transporter ATP-binding protein, whose product is MILDVQLSLHKGDWSLDAEFCAPGQGITALFGPSGCGKTTLLRAIAGLEKGAQGHCCVGDQVWQSADLCLPTHGRLLGYVFQEASLLPHLDVRDNLMFGLKRTPPTQRRIGFDDAVQLLGVEPLLSRRVEQLSGGERQRVAIARALLVSPQLLLMDEPLAALDRTSKSEILPYLAQLPRELNIPIIYVSHSTDEVAQLADHLLLMDSGRIVASGVTSELLARLDLPLAQSADAEVVIEARVIGCDDHYQLTQLAFAGGELYVPGVLVAEQPVRLRILARDVSIALQVPGQSSVLNCLPATVSAIEPLSPSQAVVRLNANGTPLLAHITRKSVDGLRLRVGMAVYAQIKSVAVLS